One Phocaeicola dorei genomic region harbors:
- a CDS encoding glycoside hydrolase family 88 protein, protein MNTKNLLVGIGLCLLSACTEVDNKLEVDRALEYCDRQVHRTLEVMHGKGREVDYTMMPRNIMDGQSDWNYRKVSKEEWCGGFWPGILWYDYEYTQDPKIKEEAEKFTASLKFLSEIPAYDHDFGFLVFCSYGNGYRLTGNPEYKQVIINTADSLSALFNPRVGTMLSWPRNVKMFGGHNTIMDNMINLEMLFWAAKNGGNPYLFDIAVAHADKTMKYHFRPDYTSYHVAVYDTLTGEFIKGVTHQGYSDDSMWARGQAWAIYGYTVVYRETKDVRYLDFVQKVTDVYLKNLPEDYIPYWDFNDPSIPDAPRDASAACVVASALLELSGYLPAEKALEYKQAAVKMLTSLSSDKYQCGESKPAFLLHSTGHLPAESEIDASIIYADYYYMEALLRLKRLTENKPVIDE, encoded by the coding sequence ATGAATACAAAAAATCTATTAGTAGGTATAGGGTTATGTCTGCTTTCAGCCTGTACTGAAGTAGACAACAAACTGGAGGTGGACAGAGCTTTGGAATATTGTGATCGCCAGGTACATCGTACTTTGGAGGTTATGCATGGAAAAGGGCGGGAGGTAGATTACACTATGATGCCTCGTAACATAATGGATGGCCAGTCTGACTGGAACTATCGTAAAGTGAGTAAGGAAGAATGGTGCGGAGGTTTCTGGCCGGGCATCTTGTGGTATGATTATGAATATACACAAGATCCGAAAATAAAGGAAGAGGCCGAAAAGTTTACTGCTTCTTTGAAATTTCTCTCGGAGATTCCTGCATACGATCATGATTTTGGTTTTTTGGTTTTTTGTAGCTATGGTAACGGTTATCGTCTGACCGGTAATCCGGAATATAAGCAAGTTATAATCAATACGGCTGATTCGTTATCAGCATTGTTCAATCCCCGTGTAGGTACTATGCTTTCATGGCCTCGCAATGTGAAAATGTTTGGCGGTCATAATACCATCATGGACAATATGATCAATCTGGAAATGCTTTTCTGGGCAGCCAAGAATGGAGGTAATCCTTATTTGTTTGACATTGCCGTGGCTCATGCGGATAAGACGATGAAATATCATTTTCGTCCGGATTATACCTCTTATCATGTAGCAGTGTATGATACTCTGACAGGTGAATTTATCAAGGGAGTGACCCATCAAGGTTATTCGGATGACAGTATGTGGGCTCGTGGTCAGGCATGGGCTATCTATGGTTATACAGTCGTTTATCGGGAAACAAAAGATGTCCGTTACCTCGATTTTGTACAAAAAGTAACGGATGTATATCTGAAAAATCTGCCCGAAGACTATATTCCTTATTGGGATTTTAATGATCCGTCCATTCCCGATGCTCCCCGGGATGCTTCTGCCGCTTGTGTGGTAGCTTCTGCTTTATTAGAATTGTCCGGTTATCTGCCCGCTGAAAAAGCATTGGAATATAAACAGGCGGCTGTAAAAATGCTAACCAGTCTGAGTTCTGACAAATACCAGTGTGGTGAAAGTAAACCTGCTTTCCTGCTTCATTCCACAGGACACTTGCCTGCCGAATCAGAGATTGATGCATCCATCATTTATGCTGATTATTATTATATGGAGGCACTTCTCCGCCTGAAAAGGCTGACGGAGAATAAACCGGTCATTGACGAATAA
- a CDS encoding BlaI/MecI/CopY family transcriptional regulator yields MKMLTAKEEEIMGYFWEKGPLFVKQLLDFYDEPRPHFNTLSTIVRGLEEKGFLSHEVFGNTYQYYAVVSCDDFKKKTLKGVISKYFNNSYLGAVSSLVKEEEISLDELKQLIRDVEKAHE; encoded by the coding sequence ATGAAAATGTTGACAGCAAAGGAAGAAGAGATTATGGGTTATTTTTGGGAAAAAGGCCCGTTGTTTGTAAAACAGTTACTTGATTTTTATGATGAACCGCGTCCACATTTCAATACTCTGTCTACCATTGTGAGAGGATTGGAGGAAAAGGGGTTTCTCAGTCATGAGGTATTTGGAAATACCTATCAGTATTATGCGGTGGTAAGCTGTGATGATTTTAAGAAGAAGACGTTGAAAGGGGTTATCAGTAAATATTTCAATAACTCTTATTTAGGAGCGGTTTCTTCACTGGTGAAGGAGGAGGAGATTTCTCTGGATGAATTGAAGCAGCTTATCCGGGATGTGGAAAAGGCGCATGAATAA
- a CDS encoding serine hydrolase domain-containing protein, translating to MNKGFVFIFMLVVGLMVTSCLRQSKQGATYDFTPLDSIISSWMDKGYYPGGAICVVKNDSVLFEKAYGSFTGDTKVYVASAGKWVAAAVIGAVVDRTDLSWDDPVEKWLPQFRGDAKGGILLRQLLSHTSGVRPYLPAPRVDNYNHLDSAVTEILSLDTVFTPGTRFEYGGLAMQIAGRMAEVAMGKEFEPLFQELIAAPLGMTHSHFAPVNTDGGHAPMLGGGLCTTLNDYIRFLKMIYHNGRSGNREILKPETVQTMQADQVRNAVVAPGEYVEKALGQHHTSIYGLGEWRELVDEATGEAYQISSPGWAGAYPWINKRDGVYGFFIAHVQGEANKKDGFSSFYGSPVLSETVTKIVNQ from the coding sequence ATGAATAAAGGATTCGTTTTTATTTTTATGTTGGTTGTAGGTTTGATGGTGACTTCTTGCTTGCGGCAAAGTAAACAGGGTGCAACTTATGACTTTACACCTTTGGATTCGATAATCAGCAGTTGGATGGACAAAGGATATTATCCGGGTGGAGCAATATGTGTAGTAAAGAATGATTCTGTACTGTTTGAAAAGGCGTATGGCTCTTTCACCGGAGATACAAAAGTGTATGTCGCTTCTGCCGGCAAGTGGGTGGCTGCTGCCGTAATTGGCGCGGTAGTGGACCGGACAGATTTGAGCTGGGATGATCCTGTAGAGAAGTGGTTACCGCAATTCAGGGGCGATGCGAAAGGCGGTATCCTTTTGCGTCAACTCCTCTCTCATACTTCCGGTGTACGTCCTTACCTGCCTGCTCCCCGGGTGGACAATTATAACCATCTGGATTCGGCTGTCACAGAAATATTGTCTTTGGATACTGTTTTCACACCGGGAACCCGGTTTGAATATGGAGGACTGGCCATGCAGATAGCCGGACGTATGGCAGAAGTAGCCATGGGAAAGGAGTTTGAACCTTTATTTCAGGAACTGATCGCTGCTCCTTTGGGGATGACTCATTCTCATTTTGCTCCGGTTAATACTGACGGGGGGCATGCTCCTATGTTGGGAGGCGGATTGTGCACTACGCTGAACGATTATATCCGTTTTTTGAAAATGATTTATCATAACGGACGTTCCGGGAACAGGGAGATACTGAAACCGGAAACAGTTCAAACTATGCAGGCAGATCAGGTGCGGAATGCTGTTGTTGCTCCCGGTGAGTATGTTGAGAAAGCGTTAGGGCAACATCACACAAGCATCTACGGACTGGGTGAATGGCGTGAATTGGTTGATGAGGCTACAGGGGAAGCTTATCAGATCAGTTCTCCCGGATGGGCCGGTGCTTACCCGTGGATAAACAAACGTGATGGCGTGTATGGTTTCTTTATAGCCCACGTACAAGGAGAAGCCAATAAAAAAGACGGCTTTTCTTCTTTCTATGGCAGTCCTGTCCTGTCTGAAACGGTAACCAAGATAGTAAATCAATAA
- a CDS encoding glycoside hydrolase 43 family protein, whose translation MKKIVIIAALVCGAWQQADAQYVSKVWVPDQKDGTYINPIIHADYSDPDVCAAGDDFYMTASSFGCAPGLPILHSKDLVNWRLANYALKEIEPTGFFNAPQHGKGVWAPSIRYHNGEFFIYWGDPDWGIFMVKTKDPLGEWEKPVLVKAGKGMIDPTPLWDEDGKVYLVHAWAGSRAAFNSVITVCEMNAGGTKVISEPVLVFDGNDGVNHTIEGPKFYKRNGYYYILAPAGGVVTGWQLALRSRNVYGPYESKIVMAQGDTDINGPHQGGWVETCTGESWFINFQDKAMYGRVLHLNPMKWENDWPVIGEDKDGDGCGEPVKRYKKPDVGRTYPIETPIESDEFNTRQLGLQWEWHANYQDTFGFTSDLGYIRIYGHILSKDFVNFWEVPNLLLQKFPAEEFTVTAKLKVSAKADGQQSGLIVMGWDYGYLGVVKEGDKFILNQVVCKDAEQWSPETVTRLAELPVSRRFGAGLYPNYERDIYLQVKVTGGGICYFSYSLDGRKYTSAGVPFTARQGKWIGAKVGLFSTAPYGKERGWVDADWFRINK comes from the coding sequence ATGAAAAAGATAGTGATTATAGCGGCTTTAGTATGTGGTGCATGGCAACAGGCAGATGCTCAGTATGTATCCAAGGTATGGGTGCCCGATCAGAAAGACGGTACGTATATTAATCCGATTATTCATGCGGATTACTCTGATCCGGATGTTTGTGCCGCAGGTGATGATTTTTACATGACCGCTTCCAGTTTTGGCTGCGCTCCGGGATTGCCCATTCTTCATTCAAAGGATTTGGTCAACTGGCGTTTGGCAAACTATGCCTTGAAGGAGATAGAGCCGACCGGCTTCTTTAACGCTCCTCAACATGGAAAAGGGGTATGGGCTCCTTCTATCCGTTACCACAACGGTGAGTTTTTTATCTATTGGGGAGATCCCGATTGGGGTATTTTCATGGTAAAGACTAAAGATCCGTTGGGTGAATGGGAAAAGCCGGTCTTGGTAAAGGCCGGGAAAGGAATGATAGATCCTACTCCGTTGTGGGATGAGGATGGAAAAGTGTATTTGGTACATGCGTGGGCGGGCAGTCGTGCCGCATTCAATAGTGTGATTACGGTTTGTGAGATGAATGCGGGAGGTACAAAAGTCATTAGTGAACCTGTATTGGTTTTTGATGGTAATGATGGGGTGAATCACACCATCGAGGGGCCTAAGTTTTACAAACGTAATGGATATTACTACATTTTGGCTCCTGCAGGAGGGGTGGTGACAGGTTGGCAGTTGGCACTTCGTTCTCGTAATGTGTATGGCCCATACGAATCGAAAATTGTTATGGCTCAGGGAGATACAGATATAAATGGTCCTCATCAGGGAGGATGGGTGGAAACTTGTACAGGCGAGTCTTGGTTTATCAATTTTCAAGATAAAGCTATGTATGGTAGAGTTTTGCACTTGAATCCTATGAAGTGGGAAAATGATTGGCCCGTGATTGGGGAGGACAAGGATGGAGATGGGTGTGGTGAACCTGTAAAACGATATAAAAAGCCGGATGTAGGCAGGACTTATCCTATAGAGACACCGATTGAGAGTGATGAATTCAACACAAGGCAATTGGGCTTGCAATGGGAATGGCATGCCAATTACCAGGATACGTTTGGCTTTACCTCTGATTTGGGTTACATTCGTATATATGGACATATTTTGTCCAAGGATTTTGTGAATTTTTGGGAGGTGCCGAATCTCTTGTTACAAAAATTCCCTGCCGAAGAATTTACAGTGACTGCCAAACTGAAAGTTTCGGCGAAAGCAGACGGACAGCAGTCCGGACTGATAGTGATGGGGTGGGATTATGGCTATCTGGGTGTAGTAAAAGAAGGTGATAAATTTATATTGAATCAAGTGGTCTGCAAGGATGCGGAGCAATGGTCTCCTGAAACAGTGACCCGTCTTGCGGAATTACCTGTAAGCCGCCGGTTCGGAGCCGGGCTCTATCCCAATTATGAGCGTGATATTTATTTGCAGGTGAAAGTAACTGGGGGAGGTATCTGTTATTTCAGCTACAGTCTGGACGGCAGGAAATATACATCGGCCGGAGTGCCTTTTACCGCTCGTCAGGGTAAGTGGATAGGAGCGAAAGTAGGATTATTCAGTACAGCTCCTTATGGTAAGGAAAGAGGTTGGGTAGATGCCGATTGGTTCCGTATCAATAAGTAA
- a CDS encoding TonB family protein: MGAFFVYIVKSAVCLAVFYLFYRLLLSRETFHRFNRIALLGILILSCAIPFVEVTMKEPMEVSQQLLTWEELLLMASLNRTATIETAPESAIMWREALLMVYLLGIVFFFLRNVWSLTRMLRLIKGSTLVRQENGITLITHQKEIAPFSWMKFVVISEKDLKENGEEILTHEYAHIRKRHSIDLLIADICIFFQWFNPASWLLKQELQNIHEFEADESVIAQGIDAKKYQLLLIKKAVGTRLYSMANSFNHSSLKKRITMMLKKKSNPWARLKYLYVLPLAVIAVAAFARPEISSELDEISAVKVNDLTAIMKTEEVKSPEKHPAKEIKVQGQVLEKSTNTPVVGANVIIKGTTSGTITDLDGNFVISMPVGATLSVSYINMKTKELTITEKLIGKIKSLKVYLEGEITTKTQEVVVVGYGGGEEASDEVPVFQVVEEMPEFPGGMGECLKFLGKNIKYPVEAQKAGVQGKVIVQFVVEKDGNIANPKVVRSIDPDLDGEAIRVISIMPKWKPGMQKGQPVRVKYTVPVTFRLDGKDTKSNETRHLELRTDSVFQENPLRIGKETFSLKDWKEKPLLIVDGIEKPYSQMEKMNASDIESISVLKDAAGTAIYGAKAKNGVILITTKKQ; the protein is encoded by the coding sequence ATGGGAGCATTTTTTGTATATATTGTAAAGTCGGCAGTCTGTCTGGCGGTATTCTATTTATTTTACCGCCTGTTGCTGAGCCGTGAAACATTCCATCGTTTTAACCGTATTGCTTTGTTGGGAATACTGATATTGTCCTGTGCCATTCCCTTTGTGGAAGTGACCATGAAAGAACCGATGGAAGTCAGCCAACAATTGCTGACTTGGGAAGAACTGCTGCTTATGGCTAGTCTTAATCGGACTGCTACTATAGAAACTGCTCCCGAATCTGCTATTATGTGGCGTGAAGCGCTGCTGATGGTTTATTTGTTGGGTATTGTATTCTTCTTTTTACGTAATGTATGGTCGCTGACCCGTATGTTGAGGCTGATAAAGGGTAGCACCCTTGTCCGTCAGGAAAATGGTATTACGCTGATAACCCACCAAAAAGAAATCGCTCCGTTCAGTTGGATGAAGTTTGTAGTGATCTCTGAGAAAGACCTGAAGGAAAACGGTGAGGAAATACTGACGCATGAATACGCTCATATACGGAAGAGACATTCCATAGATTTACTTATAGCGGATATCTGCATCTTTTTCCAATGGTTCAATCCTGCTTCCTGGTTATTGAAACAGGAACTACAGAACATACACGAGTTCGAAGCGGACGAAAGCGTGATTGCACAAGGTATTGATGCAAAGAAATATCAGTTGTTATTAATAAAAAAAGCTGTTGGCACAAGGCTCTACTCTATGGCCAACAGCTTCAATCACAGTTCACTTAAAAAACGTATTACTATGATGTTAAAAAAGAAATCCAATCCGTGGGCACGACTCAAGTACCTGTATGTGCTTCCATTGGCAGTCATTGCCGTGGCAGCCTTTGCCCGCCCCGAAATCTCTAGTGAGTTAGATGAGATTTCAGCCGTCAAAGTTAATGATTTAACGGCAATTATGAAAACCGAAGAGGTTAAAAGTCCCGAAAAACATCCTGCAAAGGAAATAAAAGTGCAAGGGCAGGTATTAGAAAAAAGTACAAACACTCCGGTTGTAGGTGCTAATGTGATTATCAAAGGTACCACTTCAGGTACGATCACTGATTTAGATGGAAATTTTGTTATTTCAATGCCTGTTGGGGCTACTTTGAGTGTTTCATATATAAATATGAAAACAAAGGAATTGACTATTACAGAGAAACTTATTGGAAAAATTAAATCTTTAAAAGTGTATTTGGAGGGAGAAATCACAACTAAGACACAGGAAGTGGTTGTAGTAGGTTATGGAGGTGGTGAAGAAGCTTCTGATGAAGTTCCGGTTTTTCAGGTTGTTGAAGAGATGCCTGAGTTTCCGGGTGGTATGGGAGAATGTTTGAAATTCTTGGGGAAGAATATCAAATATCCAGTGGAGGCTCAGAAAGCTGGAGTACAGGGAAAGGTTATTGTACAATTTGTAGTTGAGAAAGATGGTAATATAGCCAATCCCAAAGTTGTCAGGAGCATTGATCCGGATTTGGACGGTGAGGCCATCCGAGTCATTTCCATTATGCCGAAATGGAAACCGGGTATGCAGAAAGGCCAGCCTGTGCGTGTGAAATATACGGTTCCCGTCACTTTCAGACTAGACGGTAAAGATACAAAATCAAATGAAACACGTCATTTGGAGTTGAGGACAGACTCTGTTTTTCAAGAAAATCCATTGCGGATAGGTAAGGAAACTTTTTCGTTGAAAGATTGGAAGGAAAAACCATTGCTTATAGTTGATGGGATAGAAAAGCCTTATAGTCAAATGGAAAAAATGAATGCTTCGGATATTGAATCTATTTCGGTGTTGAAGGATGCGGCAGGTACTGCCATTTATGGAGCCAAGGCCAAGAATGGCGTGATATTGATTACTACAAAGAAACAATAA
- a CDS encoding glycoside hydrolase family 127 protein — protein MKKYNDMKRKVFIAVMSLVVSGGLSGQSVYPGQHSGKLKKETIAPMQVRSFDLKDVRLLPSRFRENMMRDSMWMASIEVDRLLHSFRTNAGVFAGREGGYMTVKKLGGWESLDCELRGHTTGHLLSAYGLMYAATGSELFKHKGDSLVSGLAEVQNALGNGYLSAYPEELINRNIRGTSVWAPWYTLHKLFSGLIDQYLYSDNQKALEIVTRMADWAYHKLKPLDEVTRRKMIRNEFGGINESFYNLYAITGDERYRWLARFFYHNEVIDPLKELRDDLGTKHTNTFIPKVLAEARNYELTEDEDSRKLSGFFWHTMIDRHTFAPGCSSDKEHYFDPDHFSKHISGYTGETCCTYNMLKLSRHLFCWTADAAVADYYERALYNHILGQQDPHTGMVTYFLPLLSGSHKVYSTKENSFWCCVGSGFENHAKYGEAIYYHNDKGIYVNLFIPSVVNWREKGLTLRQETDFPAEETTVLTIGAQNPVETTVYLRYPSWSKGVKVFVNGKKIAVKQKPGSYIAITRLWKDGDRITADYPMCLRVETTPDNPQKGALIYGPLVLAGERGTDGMQAPAPDSNPALYNDYYTYDYHIPAGLRTTLKLDVEHPERSVQRVGTELKFTTSQGDVIEPLYNIHRQRYVVYWDLEKE, from the coding sequence ATGAAAAAATACAATGATATGAAGAGGAAAGTATTTATAGCGGTTATGTCGCTAGTTGTTTCAGGTGGTTTGTCTGGCCAATCAGTTTATCCCGGCCAGCATTCCGGAAAATTGAAAAAAGAAACCATAGCTCCGATGCAAGTCAGGAGCTTTGATTTGAAGGATGTCCGTTTGCTGCCGAGTCGTTTTCGTGAAAATATGATGCGTGATTCTATGTGGATGGCTTCTATAGAGGTGGACAGGCTGTTACATAGTTTCCGTACTAATGCGGGTGTGTTTGCCGGTCGGGAAGGTGGTTACATGACAGTAAAGAAATTAGGCGGATGGGAATCCTTGGACTGTGAATTGCGTGGACACACCACAGGGCACTTGCTTTCTGCCTACGGCCTGATGTATGCGGCGACAGGCAGTGAACTGTTCAAACACAAAGGAGACAGTTTGGTAAGTGGTCTGGCTGAAGTGCAAAACGCATTGGGTAATGGTTATTTGAGTGCTTATCCTGAAGAATTGATTAATCGTAACATCCGTGGCACCAGTGTATGGGCGCCGTGGTACACTCTTCATAAGCTTTTTTCTGGGTTGATAGATCAGTATCTTTACAGTGACAATCAGAAAGCTTTAGAGATTGTTACCCGCATGGCCGATTGGGCCTATCATAAACTCAAACCGCTGGATGAGGTTACACGCCGAAAAATGATACGGAATGAATTCGGAGGAATTAATGAGTCTTTCTATAATTTGTATGCGATAACCGGAGATGAGCGTTACCGGTGGCTGGCACGATTTTTTTATCATAATGAGGTGATTGATCCGTTAAAGGAGCTGCGTGATGATTTAGGGACTAAACATACCAACACGTTCATCCCGAAAGTGTTGGCTGAAGCTCGTAATTATGAACTGACGGAAGATGAGGACAGCAGAAAGTTGTCCGGTTTCTTTTGGCATACTATGATAGACCGTCACACATTTGCTCCCGGATGCAGTAGTGACAAGGAACATTATTTTGATCCGGACCACTTCTCCAAGCATATATCAGGCTATACCGGGGAAACCTGTTGTACTTATAATATGCTGAAACTTTCCCGTCATCTGTTCTGTTGGACAGCCGATGCTGCCGTTGCGGATTATTATGAACGGGCTCTTTATAACCATATTTTGGGACAACAAGATCCTCATACAGGCATGGTGACTTACTTTTTACCGTTGCTTTCAGGTTCACATAAAGTGTACAGTACCAAGGAAAATTCTTTCTGGTGTTGTGTGGGAAGCGGTTTTGAGAACCATGCTAAGTATGGAGAAGCTATTTATTATCACAATGACAAAGGCATTTATGTGAATCTTTTTATCCCCTCGGTGGTTAATTGGCGCGAGAAAGGATTGACTCTCCGGCAGGAAACGGATTTTCCGGCAGAGGAGACCACTGTTCTGACCATAGGAGCCCAAAATCCTGTAGAGACTACGGTTTATCTTCGTTATCCTTCATGGAGCAAGGGAGTGAAAGTATTTGTGAATGGCAAAAAGATAGCGGTGAAACAGAAGCCCGGTTCATATATCGCCATTACTCGTCTATGGAAGGACGGTGACCGTATTACGGCTGATTATCCTATGTGTCTCCGTGTGGAAACGACCCCGGATAATCCTCAAAAGGGAGCTTTGATTTATGGACCGCTTGTTTTGGCCGGTGAACGGGGAACGGATGGAATGCAGGCACCTGCTCCCGATTCCAATCCTGCTTTATACAATGATTATTATACGTATGATTATCATATTCCTGCGGGACTTCGCACCACGTTAAAACTCGATGTCGAACATCCTGAACGCAGTGTACAGCGTGTCGGCACGGAATTAAAGTTTACGACTTCGCAAGGAGATGTGATAGAACCGTTGTACAATATTCACCGGCAGCGTTACGTGGTGTATTGGGATCTGGAGAAAGAATAA
- a CDS encoding glycoside hydrolase family 97 protein — protein sequence MKKIVFIACALTCTVSLYAGHSKELKLMSPEGVHEVMFRQERISSSVNEMVYQVKYRGREVVGNSRAGLQLDNRTWELALARKINQANCWMDNLEVDSVIYQPAVDKTWHPLYGERSTIHDAYNAATMYLSKKDGSNYRLNIEVRAYDEGIAFRYFFPEHPQAIFHKVVGDLTEYTFSPGAVAWTEQWAQAPFERLAINDIKLPVERALTVELPNGLWVALTDADVDDWCLTKFVASPTKQNTLTSVMYSPVDIVTYYATPWKIIMAADKPGELLEHNDIIQNLNPPCEITDTDWIKPGKIMRETTITTEGAIATIDFCAAHHIPYMLFDWQWYMPCTSHDGDATKVVSKLDMPRVIAYGKEKGVGVWVYVNQHALMKQMHELFPLLHKWGVVGVKSGFVQYASHRWATWLHDMVRLAAENKLLINIHDEFRPSGFSRTYPNLLTQEGIRGNEEFPDATHNTILPFTRMINGAADYTICYFDKRLKNTHAHQLAASLIFYSPLQTIFWYDRPSFYQGEPEIEWFENLQTVFDDTKVLEGAPGKCITMARRKGNDWFVGALTNNEGSAQSVNLSFLDKGKTYLARIYTDGGDKMKTRTQVKCTRLLVDSSQIMQFALKPGGGVAMQLVPATDQEIEEYKKYRGQVL from the coding sequence ATGAAAAAAATAGTATTCATAGCATGTGCGTTGACCTGTACGGTTTCACTTTATGCAGGTCATTCTAAAGAATTGAAATTGATGTCCCCGGAGGGAGTTCATGAAGTCATGTTCAGGCAGGAGAGAATTTCTTCTTCGGTAAATGAGATGGTATATCAGGTAAAATATAGAGGCAGAGAGGTTGTCGGAAACTCCCGTGCCGGTCTTCAGCTGGATAACCGTACTTGGGAACTGGCGCTTGCCCGTAAAATTAATCAGGCAAATTGTTGGATGGACAATCTGGAAGTGGACAGTGTTATTTATCAACCTGCCGTTGACAAGACATGGCATCCTTTGTATGGAGAGCGCAGCACGATACATGACGCTTATAATGCAGCTACCATGTACCTTTCTAAAAAGGATGGTTCTAATTATCGTTTGAACATAGAAGTACGTGCGTATGATGAAGGCATCGCTTTCCGTTATTTTTTTCCTGAACATCCACAGGCCATTTTTCATAAAGTGGTGGGGGATCTGACTGAATATACGTTTTCCCCCGGTGCGGTGGCGTGGACGGAGCAATGGGCGCAAGCTCCTTTTGAGCGCCTTGCCATTAATGACATCAAATTGCCGGTAGAACGTGCCTTGACCGTAGAACTTCCCAATGGGCTGTGGGTAGCTTTGACTGATGCCGATGTAGATGACTGGTGTCTGACTAAGTTTGTAGCTTCTCCAACTAAACAGAATACACTGACTTCGGTCATGTATAGCCCTGTGGATATTGTTACTTATTATGCTACTCCATGGAAAATTATCATGGCGGCTGATAAGCCGGGGGAATTGCTGGAACACAACGACATCATCCAGAACCTGAATCCTCCTTGTGAGATAACCGATACGGATTGGATAAAGCCGGGTAAGATTATGCGTGAGACCACCATTACTACTGAAGGAGCCATAGCCACGATTGATTTCTGTGCCGCCCATCATATCCCCTATATGCTGTTTGATTGGCAATGGTATATGCCCTGTACCTCTCATGACGGAGATGCCACGAAGGTCGTTTCCAAATTGGACATGCCTCGTGTCATAGCATACGGGAAAGAAAAAGGGGTAGGTGTATGGGTGTATGTCAATCAGCATGCCCTGATGAAACAGATGCATGAGCTTTTTCCATTGCTGCATAAGTGGGGAGTCGTAGGTGTGAAATCCGGTTTCGTACAGTATGCCAGTCATCGATGGGCTACTTGGTTACATGATATGGTTCGTCTGGCTGCCGAGAATAAATTGCTGATTAATATTCATGATGAGTTCCGTCCTTCAGGCTTTAGTCGTACTTATCCCAATTTACTTACTCAGGAGGGGATACGTGGAAACGAGGAATTTCCAGACGCAACGCATAATACCATTCTTCCTTTCACTCGTATGATTAATGGGGCGGCAGATTATACCATCTGTTATTTCGACAAACGCCTGAAGAACACCCATGCTCATCAGTTGGCGGCTTCATTGATTTTTTATAGTCCTTTACAAACTATCTTCTGGTATGACCGCCCTTCATTCTATCAAGGGGAGCCCGAAATAGAATGGTTCGAGAATCTGCAAACCGTATTTGATGATACAAAAGTATTAGAAGGTGCTCCGGGTAAGTGTATAACTATGGCGCGTCGCAAAGGTAATGACTGGTTTGTAGGAGCTTTGACTAATAATGAAGGTTCTGCTCAATCGGTAAATCTTTCATTTTTAGATAAGGGAAAGACCTATCTGGCCCGTATTTATACAGATGGGGGAGATAAAATGAAGACTCGTACTCAGGTGAAATGTACCCGTTTGTTGGTGGATTCTTCTCAAATCATGCAGTTCGCATTAAAGCCTGGAGGTGGTGTGGCCATGCAACTCGTGCCAGCGACGGATCAGGAAATAGAAGAATATAAAAAGTATAGAGGACAAGTATTATAA
- a CDS encoding DUF4858 domain-containing protein, which translates to MIVRTFQNKRTTDLPYDMKVIHCYCPFKMHFFEKIIVFIVLSFIADILCAQDIWTKEDSVKLSKILNSETPISINSDFKRELEKSSIGEPIRESYGSWNDFILDVKTYDFDISKYQSINMGHIFNKPTSVKFFNLNNEYLKHNKFTIDGRIDVDNPLIYLQRNTKLTFPLDRKLHFNISGSYALDKSHSPILPINPTPYSWGAGFSYDIGKDIAIGSQANYQYNIIQKKWEWFWVLKISIIF; encoded by the coding sequence ATGATAGTAAGAACATTCCAAAATAAAAGAACAACGGATTTACCTTATGACATGAAGGTAATTCACTGCTATTGTCCGTTTAAAATGCATTTTTTCGAAAAAATTATAGTATTCATTGTTCTTTCTTTTATTGCGGACATCCTCTGTGCACAAGATATATGGACAAAGGAAGATTCAGTTAAACTGTCTAAAATATTGAATAGTGAAACCCCTATTAGCATAAACAGTGATTTTAAAAGGGAATTGGAAAAAAGCTCTATCGGTGAGCCAATAAGGGAGAGTTATGGTTCTTGGAATGATTTTATACTGGATGTCAAGACTTACGATTTTGATATATCGAAATATCAATCCATAAATATGGGCCATATCTTCAACAAACCTACTTCAGTAAAATTTTTCAATTTAAACAATGAATATCTCAAACATAACAAGTTTACAATTGACGGTCGAATAGATGTGGATAATCCTTTAATATATTTACAACGAAATACGAAACTTACTTTTCCATTGGACAGGAAATTACATTTCAATATATCTGGCAGCTATGCCTTGGATAAATCTCATAGTCCTATACTTCCGATAAATCCTACCCCCTATTCTTGGGGAGCAGGATTTTCCTATGACATAGGAAAAGATATTGCGATTGGTTCCCAAGCAAACTATCAGTATAATATTATACAAAAAAAATGGGAGTGGTTTTGGGTATTGAAAATATCAATAATATTCTAA